In Urechidicola croceus, a single window of DNA contains:
- a CDS encoding triple tyrosine motif-containing protein, producing MKQLITIFFLLITIIINAQEFSPINNYSPELYGAENQNWDISQSSNKNIYIANNGGLLEFNGAVWKLHPSPNYTVLRSVKVIGERIYTGCYMEFGYWTKNNFGNLEYTSIIDKLEVPLLEEEQFWNIIEYNDWVLFQSLDRTYIYNSKDENFSIINSKTTRAEIFKVDNGIYFQKINEGIFKIEQGTTVLVSDNPIFQQNILVGFFSVDNQKLLLTEQGDFYFLDGIHEVRKWNISAEEKLQSVNVFSSLQLRNGNFLLGTISNGLYILDKKGEFVNKVNKRNGLINNTILSMFEDSDENLWLGLDNGISLVNLNSPFKVYNDFDGTLGVVYASTIFKEHLYLGTNQGVFYKKLNTSDDFKFLKNTKGQVWSLNVVQNTLFCGHNLGTYIIKNQVAEKIADFPGTWAVKSIENNENLLIQGNYSGLGILEKSGDSWKFRNKIEGFNTSSRFFEFISENQILVNHENKGIYTLTLDKEFKKVEKQVVLPPNGYGSSIIKFNEDILFSSNNGVQKYSIENQEFSIDSLITQKLFNVNDTIVGALIPDQKTNKLWGFSNKNIICLSQGKFNDEPQETKIPIPSSFRRNLGVIGFECLTNLKEQQFLIGGSNGYMILNLDRINDSKFNVSIDEIKNNTLDEKSSLVDLSQEITFENNANNLEFYYSVPNFNKFSETQYQYQLKGIYDKWSEWSSDSRVTFKNLPFGKYTFNVKARVGNTETTNIESFTFGIDKPWYLSNFMVFIYLLSIGLFSFFMHNAYKRYYTVQREKLLEKTQRELKMRRLENEQQLMSFKNEKLQHDIEGKNRELAISTMSLIKKNEFLNKIKGELMASEANSKVKPVINIIDKHINNSDDWKFFEEAFNNADKDFFKKMKKYHPDLTPNDLRLCAYLRLNLSSKEIAPLLNISAKSVDVKRYRLRKKMDLPHEASLTNYILEL from the coding sequence TTGAAGCAACTAATTACCATATTTTTTTTATTAATTACAATTATAATTAATGCGCAAGAGTTTTCGCCTATAAATAACTATTCTCCAGAGTTATATGGTGCAGAAAATCAAAACTGGGATATTTCACAATCATCAAATAAGAATATTTATATAGCAAATAATGGTGGTCTTTTAGAGTTTAATGGAGCCGTTTGGAAGTTGCACCCATCACCTAATTATACAGTATTACGTTCAGTAAAAGTTATTGGGGAAAGAATTTATACGGGTTGTTACATGGAATTTGGTTATTGGACAAAAAATAACTTTGGTAACCTTGAGTATACTTCAATTATTGATAAACTTGAAGTACCATTGCTTGAAGAAGAGCAATTTTGGAATATTATTGAATATAATGATTGGGTTTTATTTCAATCTTTGGATAGAACTTACATTTATAATTCAAAAGATGAAAATTTTAGTATTATAAATTCTAAAACAACAAGAGCAGAAATTTTTAAGGTTGACAATGGTATTTATTTTCAAAAAATTAATGAAGGAATTTTTAAAATTGAACAAGGGACTACTGTTTTAGTATCTGATAATCCTATTTTTCAGCAAAACATTTTAGTAGGCTTTTTTAGTGTTGATAATCAAAAATTACTATTAACGGAACAAGGTGATTTTTATTTTTTAGATGGAATTCATGAGGTGAGAAAATGGAATATTAGTGCTGAAGAAAAGTTACAATCGGTAAATGTTTTTAGTAGTTTACAATTAAGAAATGGCAATTTTCTACTTGGTACAATATCAAATGGATTATATATCTTAGATAAGAAAGGTGAGTTTGTAAATAAAGTAAATAAAAGGAATGGGTTAATTAACAACACAATCCTTTCAATGTTTGAAGATAGCGATGAAAATTTATGGTTAGGATTAGATAATGGAATAAGTCTAGTTAATTTAAATTCTCCATTTAAAGTTTATAATGATTTTGATGGAACTTTAGGAGTTGTTTATGCATCAACAATTTTTAAAGAACATTTATACCTTGGTACAAATCAAGGTGTTTTTTATAAAAAGTTAAATACAAGTGATGATTTTAAGTTTTTAAAAAACACCAAAGGACAAGTGTGGAGTTTAAACGTTGTTCAAAATACACTTTTTTGCGGTCATAATTTAGGTACTTATATCATCAAAAATCAGGTTGCTGAAAAGATTGCTGATTTTCCAGGTACCTGGGCTGTTAAATCAATTGAAAATAATGAAAATCTTTTAATTCAAGGAAATTATTCAGGATTAGGTATACTTGAAAAATCAGGAGATTCTTGGAAGTTTAGAAACAAAATTGAAGGTTTTAATACATCAAGTCGCTTTTTTGAATTTATAAGTGAAAATCAAATTTTGGTAAATCATGAAAATAAAGGGATTTATACTTTAACACTTGATAAGGAATTTAAGAAAGTAGAAAAACAAGTGGTTTTACCACCCAATGGTTATGGATCTAGTATAATTAAATTTAATGAAGATATATTATTTTCATCCAATAATGGGGTGCAGAAGTACAGTATTGAAAACCAAGAGTTTAGTATAGATTCACTTATAACTCAAAAACTTTTCAATGTGAATGATACAATTGTTGGTGCTCTCATTCCTGATCAAAAAACAAACAAGTTATGGGGTTTTTCTAATAAAAACATAATTTGTTTATCACAAGGTAAATTTAATGATGAACCTCAAGAAACTAAAATACCTATCCCATCATCTTTTAGAAGAAATTTAGGCGTTATAGGATTCGAATGCTTAACAAACCTTAAAGAACAACAATTTCTAATTGGTGGTTCTAATGGGTATATGATATTGAATTTAGATAGAATTAATGATAGTAAATTTAATGTTTCGATTGATGAAATAAAGAATAACACTTTAGATGAAAAAAGTTCATTAGTAGATTTGTCCCAAGAAATAACTTTTGAAAACAATGCCAATAATTTAGAATTCTATTATAGTGTTCCTAATTTCAATAAGTTTTCTGAAACCCAATACCAATATCAATTAAAAGGTATTTATGATAAATGGAGTGAGTGGTCTAGCGATTCTAGAGTTACATTTAAAAATTTACCATTTGGAAAATATACTTTTAATGTAAAAGCACGAGTTGGAAATACAGAAACAACTAATATAGAAAGTTTCACATTTGGTATAGATAAGCCATGGTATTTATCCAACTTCATGGTTTTTATATACCTTTTAAGTATTGGCTTATTTTCGTTTTTTATGCACAATGCTTATAAGCGTTATTATACAGTTCAAAGAGAAAAATTGTTAGAAAAAACGCAACGTGAATTAAAAATGAGACGACTAGAAAACGAGCAACAATTGATGTCTTTTAAGAACGAAAAACTTCAGCATGATATTGAGGGTAAGAATAGGGAATTGGCTATCTCTACAATGAGTTTAATTAAGAAAAATGAGTTCTTAAATAAGATTAAGGGCGAATTGATGGCGAGTGAAGCCAATTCTAAAGTTAAACCAGTAATTAATATAATTGATAAACATATTAATAATTCTGATGATTGGAAATTTTTTGAAGAAGCATTTAATAATGCCGATAAAGATTTCTTCAAAAAAATGAAAAAGTATCACCCAGATTTAACACCAAACGATTTAAGACTGTGTGCTTACCTAAGGTTAAATTTATCTTCAAAAGAAATTGCACCACTTTTAAATATTTCTGCTAAAAGTGTAGATGTTAAACGATATCGTTTGCGTAAAAAGATGGATTTACCTCATGAAGCTAGTTTGACAAATTATATTTTAGAACTATAA